The following proteins are co-located in the Mesotoga sp. BH458_6_3_2_1 genome:
- a CDS encoding nitrilase-related carbon-nitrogen hydrolase: MRIGGVPLNIVWESPEINMKIIERLFAGASEAGVELIVFPETALSGFTPNAEKAYVRDACGFFKKQVDHWGIPAVYGFIDRRDSKFYNCAAFLSLDSEPLIYRKRKLFSYGGENIVYSPGDTNLSFKMKNIHFSLNICYDLRFPELFRANLPAEVMIVIANWPEKRANHWQALLKARAIENQSFVLGLNRTGVDGNGIEYDEAFSVLFDQDGNEVPFEAEKGLLLWELDYERMSILRDWRERFPALKDI, translated from the coding sequence ATGAGAATAGGCGGCGTTCCTCTCAACATAGTTTGGGAGTCTCCAGAGATAAATATGAAGATAATCGAAAGACTTTTCGCCGGGGCCTCGGAGGCAGGCGTTGAGCTGATTGTTTTTCCCGAAACTGCCTTGAGCGGGTTTACTCCTAACGCAGAGAAGGCTTATGTGAGAGATGCATGTGGTTTCTTCAAGAAGCAGGTAGATCACTGGGGTATTCCGGCAGTCTACGGCTTCATAGACAGAAGAGATTCGAAATTCTACAACTGCGCCGCTTTTCTTTCTTTGGATTCGGAGCCTTTGATATATAGGAAGAGAAAGCTGTTTTCTTACGGAGGGGAGAATATCGTTTACAGCCCCGGTGACACTAATCTCTCTTTCAAGATGAAAAACATACACTTCTCTCTGAACATCTGTTACGATCTTCGTTTTCCCGAGCTCTTCAGGGCCAACTTGCCTGCAGAGGTCATGATAGTAATTGCCAACTGGCCGGAAAAGCGAGCTAATCACTGGCAAGCTCTTCTCAAGGCGAGAGCAATCGAGAACCAGTCATTTGTTCTGGGTCTAAACAGGACTGGGGTTGACGGCAACGGCATAGAATACGACGAGGCTTTTTCAGTACTCTTCGATCAAGATGGTAACGAAGTACCCTTTGAAGCAGAGAAGGGATTGCTTCTGTGGGAACTGGACTATGAGAGAATGAGTATTCTAAGAGACTGGCGGGAGAGATTCCCCGCCCTGAAGGATATATGA
- a CDS encoding (2Fe-2S) ferredoxin domain-containing protein has product MIIKVCMGSACLMKGSSEVSKRLMDLVNEHGLGNLATLKASHCMGPCCDGVVVDIDEKRFTGISMKNVDEFFMREVLKLESDQTL; this is encoded by the coding sequence GTGATTATCAAAGTCTGCATGGGAAGCGCGTGTCTTATGAAAGGCTCTTCCGAGGTCAGTAAGAGGCTCATGGATCTGGTTAACGAACATGGTTTAGGCAACCTTGCCACCTTAAAGGCGTCCCACTGTATGGGACCCTGTTGCGACGGAGTTGTAGTCGACATAGACGAGAAAAGATTCACCGGAATTTCGATGAAAAACGTCGACGAATTCTTCATGAGAGAGGTATTGAAACTGGAATCAGATCAGACCCTCTAG
- a CDS encoding response regulator transcription factor, with translation MKILIVEDERSLGRLLKESLEREGFIAELAVDGEEGLYMALDGPFDVIVLDILIPKLTGWQVLEKIRDSGSRIPVLMLTALDSIEDKVRGFDLGADDYLPKPFDIRELVVRIQSLLRRAQFGGAPSRVLKVGDLELDMSLKTASRGNEKIELRKKEYQILEYLMLNSGRVVPKSELEEHLWNEDDELWSDVIRSHIKNIRKKIDGGRRKKLIKTVRGMGYEISDR, from the coding sequence ATGAAGATTCTGATTGTTGAAGATGAGCGTAGTCTGGGCAGATTGCTTAAAGAGTCTCTCGAAAGAGAGGGCTTCATCGCCGAACTTGCAGTCGACGGGGAAGAGGGGCTTTATATGGCTCTCGACGGCCCCTTTGACGTTATTGTTCTGGATATTCTGATCCCCAAACTTACCGGCTGGCAGGTGCTTGAGAAGATAAGAGATTCGGGAAGCAGAATACCAGTTCTGATGCTTACGGCTCTGGATAGCATCGAAGACAAAGTCCGGGGCTTCGACTTAGGGGCCGACGACTATCTTCCGAAGCCATTCGATATCAGGGAACTTGTGGTAAGGATTCAGTCTCTTTTGAGAAGGGCTCAGTTTGGCGGAGCTCCTTCAAGAGTTCTGAAAGTAGGAGATCTGGAGCTGGACATGTCGCTTAAGACCGCAAGCAGGGGAAACGAGAAGATAGAACTCCGAAAGAAGGAGTACCAGATCCTCGAATATCTAATGCTCAACAGTGGCAGGGTCGTTCCGAAGAGCGAGCTCGAAGAACATCTCTGGAATGAAGACGATGAACTGTGGTCGGACGTAATTAGAAGCCATATAAAGAATATCCGCAAGAAGATCGACGGAGGACGAAGAAAGAAGCTGATAAAGACGGTCAGGGGAATGGGTTATGAGATCAGTGACAGGTGA
- a CDS encoding HAMP domain-containing sensor histidine kinase, which translates to MRSVTGEGLSFRKAKRRWTLFFTLIVISLVSLLSLFIFVLALRLERGAEITALNRVADRIEARIGRAPLIALERMLRNYSGNLDLFTAENEILEFVTPDGESVLQLGGTIKSNLPLVEGASKAKVVDYDDSELEYNILTRAIRNIAGQPVFFLRVGRSIEGLSEKSTSLLFSLILLIVLVAAISWIVGLALAGYVLTPLRESYDRLQRFTADASHELKTPLTVMRLSVDLLKSRPLESESRDKIDAIDGATRSMQNVVNQLLLQAKANNDSSAVISYQDVRVREFLEEMKEYHRTFAESKEVRIILESDEDLFVRTYLDKLKVAVAAVLENAIKFTEEKSDVTVKAFEREASLLIQIGDSGPGIDDPDKERIFDRFYKIDESHNSSGSGMGLSIAKEMIGSLGGEITVENRPGGGSIFEIRIPSRKHK; encoded by the coding sequence ATGAGATCAGTGACAGGTGAAGGACTCTCATTCAGAAAGGCAAAGAGGAGATGGACGCTATTCTTCACCCTCATCGTCATCTCTCTCGTTTCCCTGCTGAGTCTCTTCATTTTCGTCCTCGCCCTAAGGCTTGAAAGAGGGGCCGAAATAACTGCCTTGAACAGAGTTGCAGATAGGATCGAGGCCAGAATCGGAAGGGCACCCCTGATAGCCCTGGAGAGAATGCTCAGGAACTATTCCGGAAATCTTGACCTCTTCACCGCGGAAAACGAGATCCTGGAGTTCGTCACTCCTGATGGAGAGAGTGTACTTCAGCTCGGAGGGACGATAAAGAGCAATCTGCCGTTAGTTGAGGGGGCTTCGAAGGCAAAGGTCGTTGATTACGATGACTCGGAACTCGAATACAACATTCTTACAAGAGCTATTAGAAATATCGCGGGACAACCGGTTTTCTTCCTTAGGGTTGGAAGATCTATCGAAGGGCTGAGCGAAAAATCTACCAGTCTTCTCTTTTCCCTGATTCTACTGATAGTGCTCGTCGCGGCCATCTCCTGGATAGTCGGTCTGGCCTTAGCCGGTTACGTTCTGACACCTCTGAGAGAAAGCTATGATAGACTTCAGCGCTTCACTGCCGACGCTTCTCACGAGTTAAAGACGCCCCTTACGGTTATGAGGCTGAGCGTAGATCTGCTCAAGAGCAGACCACTGGAAAGTGAGTCGAGAGACAAGATAGATGCGATTGACGGTGCTACCCGGAGTATGCAGAATGTTGTCAATCAACTCCTGCTACAGGCAAAAGCAAACAACGATAGTTCGGCGGTGATATCTTATCAGGATGTGAGAGTTCGTGAGTTTCTCGAAGAGATGAAAGAGTATCACAGAACCTTCGCCGAATCGAAAGAGGTCCGAATAATCCTTGAGAGCGATGAAGATCTCTTCGTCAGGACCTATCTGGACAAACTTAAAGTCGCGGTTGCGGCCGTGCTTGAAAATGCTATCAAGTTCACCGAAGAGAAGAGCGATGTCACCGTTAAGGCCTTTGAGAGAGAAGCTTCACTCCTCATTCAGATAGGCGATTCCGGACCCGGCATAGATGACCCGGATAAGGAAAGGATATTCGATAGATTCTACAAGATAGACGAATCTCACAACAGCTCGGGAAGCGGCATGGGTCTCTCAATAGCAAAGGAAATGATCGGCTCGCTAGGGGGCGAAATAACTGTCGAGAACCGCCCCGGCGGAGGAAGCATATTTGAAATACGAATACCATCAAGAAAGCACAAATAG
- a CDS encoding BMP family ABC transporter substrate-binding protein, with protein MKGIITVLFILCAVILVSEPLSIGFIYVGSVDDGGWTEKHDEGRLYLEKTFGSQIETSFIENVTEGEQDLEVPRSYAERNVKLLFSTSFGFMDDVLEIAKDYPDTIFMHCSGYETAENVGTYFGRIYEPAYLTGLIAGKMTKSNIIGYVATFKIPEVIRGINAFAIGIAKVNPDARVHVIWTETWFDPSSEEEAADALLDLGADVIAQSQDSPAAVQAAGQRGVYAIGYNTDMSAFSPDTFLTSPVWNWGVFYERVVKEVMEGKWTSYQYWGGIEDGVVDIVMSNLVPADLQELTNKERSRIIEDDYHPFEGPLQDQDGKLRYSEGEEPTDEELLTMDWFVSNVIGSPK; from the coding sequence ATGAAAGGGATAATTACCGTTCTATTCATACTGTGCGCAGTTATTCTGGTTTCAGAGCCTCTCAGCATAGGATTCATCTATGTTGGTTCGGTCGATGACGGGGGCTGGACAGAGAAACACGACGAGGGCAGGCTGTATCTCGAGAAGACTTTTGGAAGTCAAATCGAGACTTCGTTCATAGAAAACGTGACTGAAGGAGAACAGGACCTGGAGGTTCCTAGAAGTTACGCCGAACGTAACGTCAAACTCCTTTTCAGTACAAGCTTCGGCTTCATGGACGACGTGCTGGAGATAGCAAAGGACTATCCCGATACGATCTTCATGCATTGTTCGGGATATGAGACTGCCGAAAATGTCGGGACCTACTTCGGAAGGATATATGAGCCGGCGTATCTGACCGGTCTCATAGCCGGTAAGATGACAAAGAGCAACATAATCGGCTATGTAGCGACATTCAAGATTCCGGAAGTTATCAGGGGGATAAATGCTTTTGCGATTGGAATCGCAAAGGTCAATCCCGATGCGCGCGTGCACGTTATCTGGACCGAGACCTGGTTCGATCCCTCTTCCGAAGAGGAGGCGGCCGACGCCCTCCTGGATCTTGGAGCCGATGTAATCGCTCAGAGCCAGGATTCGCCAGCTGCAGTTCAGGCGGCCGGACAACGGGGCGTTTACGCTATTGGTTACAACACCGATATGAGTGCCTTCAGTCCAGACACTTTTCTGACTTCTCCCGTATGGAACTGGGGAGTCTTTTACGAGAGAGTCGTAAAAGAAGTAATGGAGGGAAAGTGGACCAGCTATCAATACTGGGGCGGAATAGAGGACGGTGTAGTCGACATAGTGATGAGTAATCTGGTTCCCGCCGATCTTCAGGAACTTACGAATAAAGAGAGAAGCCGGATAATTGAGGACGATTATCATCCCTTCGAAGGGCCTTTGCAAGATCAAGACGGAAAACTAAGATATTCAGAGGGCGAAGAACCAACCGACGAAGAGCTTCTGACCATGGACTGGTTTGTGAGCAACGTCATCGGCAGCCCGAAGTGA
- a CDS encoding response regulator transcription factor, which translates to MGTRINLVEDEKNLNSVLTSYLEKEGWEVKSFKNGSDAFDEIDDSPDIWILDIMLPGIDGFELLREIRKRDSMIPVIFISARDKDIDRVVGLEMGSDDYLSKPFLPRELVIRVKKILERIHHSGGIIHVPPYKIDEARRTVTEEIDENQSQLIELTSMEFDLLLLFVNGKGKPFSRDQILDRVWGYDHYGSDRAVDDLVRRLRKKMPHFKIETVYGFGYKSVNI; encoded by the coding sequence ATGGGAACAAGAATAAATCTTGTTGAAGACGAGAAAAATCTGAACAGCGTGCTGACTTCCTATCTCGAGAAGGAGGGCTGGGAAGTAAAGTCGTTCAAGAACGGCAGCGACGCATTCGATGAAATCGATGACTCTCCCGATATCTGGATTCTTGACATAATGCTGCCGGGGATCGATGGCTTCGAGCTTCTCAGAGAAATCAGGAAGAGAGATTCGATGATACCTGTGATCTTTATTTCAGCAAGGGACAAAGATATTGATAGAGTTGTCGGACTCGAGATGGGAAGCGACGACTACTTGTCCAAGCCCTTTCTCCCAAGGGAGCTTGTCATTCGGGTCAAGAAGATTCTTGAGCGCATCCACCATTCTGGCGGAATCATACACGTTCCTCCATACAAGATCGACGAGGCGAGAAGAACAGTTACCGAAGAAATCGACGAGAATCAGTCACAGCTTATTGAGCTCACTTCCATGGAGTTCGATTTGCTCCTGCTCTTTGTCAACGGCAAAGGCAAGCCTTTTTCAAGAGACCAGATACTTGACAGAGTCTGGGGTTACGACCACTACGGTAGTGATAGAGCAGTTGACGATCTTGTACGGAGACTTAGAAAGAAGATGCCCCATTTCAAGATCGAAACCGTCTACGGTTTTGGCTATAAGAGTGTGAACATATGA
- a CDS encoding cell wall metabolism sensor histidine kinase WalK, with product MKSWRLSDKLWLLFAAVLSILFLLLGIVFRWSIRDFFTTEAYRTIEYTQEVRIIELQGGFIPFEDIDLNSLRNARDVGHIMVFDREFDLIDYYLNRFGTQDSSDRTPPLQDSTSRDVLISGTIIPEILPVMQSIRENAEKQTSLSERYETLLSGRSLFYVIRTEEISGRDVTMISYMWDTYMNTLSSTLLSRLLLVMAIMTVVSLVFIVVFSRYLTKPLKKLSEDVRMISKRNWDRPISLNRSDEIGELADSIENMRKSLSEQDREQQSMLQFISHELKTPVMVIRSYAQAIKDDIYPGGDLDSAIDVIDKEIQRMDLRVKDLLFITRLEYLSRHDLEKEEVNLSELVEDTVGRFSFQRDDIDWNLNLKDFKTEVNEEQLAIAIENILSNQIRYAKNRIEVTMEVDEREENLLMRFANDGEKIAEAKLEELFKPFNKGVGGETGLGLSITRRIIELHGGTISMVNEEEFVATIVELPI from the coding sequence ATGAAATCCTGGCGTCTGTCCGACAAGCTCTGGCTGCTATTTGCCGCCGTTCTTTCTATCCTATTCCTCCTTCTGGGTATCGTCTTCAGATGGTCTATAAGAGACTTTTTCACCACCGAAGCGTACAGAACGATAGAGTACACTCAAGAAGTGAGGATTATCGAATTACAGGGAGGGTTCATCCCCTTCGAGGATATCGACCTCAACAGTCTTAGAAATGCCAGAGACGTAGGACACATAATGGTCTTCGACAGGGAGTTTGACCTAATAGATTACTACCTGAACAGATTTGGAACCCAGGATAGCTCCGACAGAACTCCTCCACTTCAGGACTCAACTTCCAGGGACGTACTAATTAGCGGAACGATTATTCCCGAAATACTTCCTGTTATGCAATCCATTAGAGAAAACGCAGAAAAGCAGACGTCGCTTTCAGAGAGGTACGAAACGCTTCTCTCCGGCCGGAGTCTTTTCTATGTGATTCGTACTGAAGAGATTTCGGGAAGAGACGTTACGATGATTTCCTATATGTGGGATACGTACATGAACACTCTTTCATCAACGTTGTTATCCAGGCTGCTGCTCGTAATGGCGATAATGACTGTGGTCAGTCTGGTTTTCATAGTAGTCTTCTCTAGATACCTTACTAAGCCTCTCAAGAAGCTTTCAGAGGACGTGCGAATGATCTCAAAGAGAAACTGGGACAGGCCGATTTCTTTGAATAGAAGCGACGAGATCGGAGAGCTAGCCGATTCAATCGAAAATATGAGAAAGAGCCTCAGCGAGCAGGACAGAGAACAACAGTCAATGCTCCAGTTTATCTCCCATGAACTGAAGACACCTGTCATGGTTATACGAAGTTACGCACAGGCAATCAAAGACGACATTTATCCCGGGGGCGACCTGGATAGTGCTATAGACGTCATAGATAAAGAGATCCAGAGAATGGATCTGAGGGTAAAGGATCTGCTCTTCATAACGAGACTTGAATACCTGTCGCGTCACGACCTCGAAAAAGAGGAAGTCAATCTCTCAGAGCTGGTTGAGGACACAGTCGGCCGATTTTCATTCCAGAGGGACGATATTGACTGGAACCTGAATCTCAAAGACTTCAAGACCGAGGTTAATGAGGAACAGCTGGCGATAGCCATAGAAAACATACTTTCAAATCAGATTCGCTATGCAAAGAACAGGATAGAGGTAACTATGGAAGTAGACGAGAGAGAAGAGAATCTTTTGATGCGATTCGCAAACGATGGAGAGAAGATCGCCGAAGCCAAACTGGAAGAGCTCTTCAAACCCTTCAACAAGGGGGTTGGAGGAGAAACCGGACTTGGCCTGAGCATAACGAGAAGAATTATCGAACTGCATGGTGGAACCATTTCAATGGTTAATGAAGAGGAGTTCGTGGCCACGATAGTCGAGCTACCGATTTAG
- a CDS encoding glutamine amidotransferase, translating into MKKKVLLLGETWTVTKIHTKGFDVVELGGFDDYSVYFKEPMKAFEDIEVTHIPNHQVLSMFPSTAEELAKFNVVIISDCGRNTLTMYPDMFKVPMGPNKVQMLSDYVLDGGSLIMTGGYVDFQGFQGKGNYHGSPIEKVMPVNMMETDDRVEATQGASVKVLNPNHPILKGIDTTWPRFLGYQKVFPKEGSEVLAEIDGDPFIIVGDSGKGRSMAFMSDLAPHWGTDFVKWEYYGKFWHQAISWLSKE; encoded by the coding sequence GTGAAGAAAAAGGTATTGCTTCTTGGAGAAACATGGACAGTAACAAAGATTCACACAAAGGGTTTCGACGTTGTAGAGCTCGGAGGTTTCGATGACTACTCTGTGTATTTCAAAGAACCTATGAAGGCCTTTGAGGACATAGAAGTGACACACATCCCCAATCATCAGGTGCTCAGCATGTTCCCGTCGACCGCAGAAGAGCTGGCGAAGTTCAACGTAGTAATCATTAGCGACTGCGGAAGAAACACCCTGACAATGTACCCCGATATGTTCAAAGTACCTATGGGCCCGAACAAGGTCCAGATGTTGTCGGACTACGTTTTAGATGGCGGATCGCTCATAATGACTGGTGGATACGTTGACTTCCAAGGCTTCCAGGGCAAGGGTAACTACCACGGCAGCCCGATCGAGAAAGTAATGCCTGTCAATATGATGGAGACTGACGACAGGGTAGAGGCAACTCAAGGGGCCTCGGTCAAAGTATTGAATCCCAATCATCCGATCTTGAAGGGTATAGATACAACGTGGCCGAGATTCCTGGGCTACCAGAAGGTCTTTCCAAAGGAAGGTTCCGAAGTACTTGCCGAGATCGACGGCGATCCCTTCATAATTGTCGGTGACTCGGGAAAGGGCAGATCGATGGCCTTCATGTCAGATCTTGCACCCCACTGGGGAACTGACTTCGTGAAGTGGGAGTACTACGGCAAATTCTGGCATCAGGCTATTAGCTGGCTCAGCAAGGAGTAG
- a CDS encoding carbohydrate ABC transporter permease, whose protein sequence is MSRARSKSISGVGDITKKGIIYLLLLAAAFFYLFPIYTAVNTSLKSNQELAYGPVNIVRNPEFANYLKAFSEIDKPIWNSFVITMVATAISSALGAWGGFGYSKLKFRGSSVLFLILVLGFYIAPQSILIPLLRFIGSIGLYNSYWGLILTHTAYGVPITTLLFRNYFESLPTEVVDSARIDGCSYIGTFFRIALPLSLPGFAVVAIFQFTNIWNEFLFGLILTRGADSQPLTVAIGNLKGTTVASWNIQMAGMLISVLPVLIVYIFFLKLIVKGLLMGSVKG, encoded by the coding sequence ATGAGTAGGGCGAGATCAAAATCGATTTCAGGAGTAGGGGATATTACAAAGAAGGGCATCATCTATCTGTTGCTTCTAGCCGCAGCCTTCTTCTATCTCTTCCCGATATACACGGCAGTGAACACTTCTCTGAAGAGCAATCAAGAGCTGGCCTACGGTCCCGTCAATATAGTCAGAAATCCCGAATTTGCGAATTACCTCAAGGCCTTTTCCGAGATAGACAAACCGATCTGGAATAGCTTTGTGATAACTATGGTTGCAACTGCGATATCTTCGGCGCTCGGTGCATGGGGAGGCTTCGGATACTCCAAACTGAAATTCAGGGGAAGTTCCGTTCTCTTTCTGATTCTAGTTCTGGGATTTTACATTGCTCCCCAATCGATACTGATACCGCTGCTGAGATTCATTGGAAGTATCGGTTTGTACAACTCTTACTGGGGGCTGATACTTACACATACTGCGTACGGGGTTCCAATTACGACACTGCTTTTCAGGAATTATTTCGAATCTCTGCCCACCGAGGTTGTTGACAGTGCGAGAATAGACGGATGCAGCTACATAGGCACCTTCTTCAGGATTGCGCTCCCGCTATCATTGCCGGGTTTCGCAGTTGTAGCGATCTTCCAGTTCACAAATATCTGGAATGAATTCCTTTTCGGGTTGATCCTCACCAGGGGAGCCGATTCTCAGCCGCTTACGGTTGCGATAGGCAATCTGAAAGGGACGACCGTTGCATCGTGGAATATTCAGATGGCCGGGATGTTGATTTCTGTTCTTCCCGTACTTATCGTGTACATATTCTTTTTGAAGCTGATCGTGAAGGGGCTGCTTATGGGTTCGGTAAAAGGCTAA
- a CDS encoding carbohydrate ABC transporter permease: protein MSKRVQILLFILPGLILVGLFVYGFTAWTFQVSLTNWRDVGSAGDFVGLDNYIRLFSKDRVFKTSLVNTLKLTLVFIGVTIPLGLFLAVLLDLNLKGKQLFRLIFLLPLSFSFVASASMWTWMFSPEIGSVNALLRAIGLDSLTQPWITSDKQSLICIAIAYVWQFSGFSTLVYYAGISGVAPEITEAAKIDGASTFQRYMKVIIPMQRPATLTVLMILLMYSLRVFDLVWLMTGGGPGSSTEILSTFMFRTAFNRNRFGYGAAVGVVMFAISILIVIPFFAKLRRSEYE from the coding sequence TTGAGCAAGAGAGTACAAATACTACTTTTCATTTTACCAGGTTTGATCCTTGTCGGCCTGTTCGTCTATGGCTTCACGGCCTGGACGTTTCAGGTATCGTTGACAAACTGGCGAGATGTCGGATCGGCGGGAGACTTTGTAGGGTTGGATAACTATATCAGGCTGTTTTCAAAAGACCGGGTTTTCAAAACTTCACTGGTCAACACTCTCAAGCTTACACTGGTGTTTATCGGCGTGACGATCCCTCTTGGTCTCTTCCTTGCGGTGCTTCTAGACCTCAATTTGAAGGGAAAACAGCTGTTCAGACTTATATTTCTGCTCCCGCTATCCTTTTCCTTTGTTGCCTCGGCATCAATGTGGACTTGGATGTTCTCTCCGGAGATAGGCTCGGTGAATGCCTTGCTTCGGGCAATCGGACTAGATTCTCTTACTCAGCCGTGGATCACATCTGACAAACAGTCATTGATCTGCATTGCAATAGCTTATGTATGGCAATTTTCAGGTTTTTCAACGTTGGTATACTACGCTGGGATAAGCGGAGTAGCGCCAGAGATAACCGAAGCTGCGAAGATCGACGGAGCTTCGACTTTTCAGAGGTATATGAAGGTCATAATTCCCATGCAGAGACCGGCAACGCTCACGGTCCTCATGATTCTTCTCATGTATTCACTGAGAGTTTTCGACCTCGTCTGGCTAATGACCGGAGGAGGACCGGGCAGTTCTACGGAGATACTTTCGACCTTCATGTTCAGGACGGCCTTCAACAGAAATAGATTCGGATATGGGGCGGCCGTCGGGGTCGTGATGTTTGCCATATCGATCCTGATTGTCATTCCCTTCTTTGCGAAACTGAGGAGAAGCGAGTATGAGTAG
- a CDS encoding ABC transporter substrate-binding protein: MKRGVVLLTVLCLLFAGATALGSSPNELVVYHWWTAGGEKEAIDALFEVFIDEHPEYSIVQNPVAGGGGGILRAQIKTMIMAGNPPDTFQITYGHGMISSFVSVLQPIDDLIKGYNIPEDVYEWGRVDGVMYGVPLNLMQNNCLWYNVDLVEELGIEMPIKSLDEFLGVCARVKAEGYVPLAVGAGMGQQFWLGTLFEAVNSALSGGGADFFVDYYAGKTTPSESEVFIDTLKVLRALIVNGFVNDDWSALTWDQASDLMATGKAVFYIMGDWAKGHFTSMNMVPNVDFGYQPFPGTDHVFIGHADCFVLPIGVDRKVAKDWIQFLTTVKAANTFCPIKGAAPFVLDAPLDVYDDITKEILGYFRDDGVAKVLSQFGAPPESYLDVFGTAFSEYFNSPEINENTLGNFDYAYEEVFLF; this comes from the coding sequence TTGAAACGTGGAGTAGTGCTCTTGACGGTACTGTGTTTGCTCTTTGCCGGGGCAACGGCTCTCGGCAGCTCTCCAAACGAGTTGGTTGTTTACCACTGGTGGACTGCCGGTGGAGAGAAAGAGGCAATTGATGCACTCTTCGAAGTATTCATCGATGAGCACCCTGAGTATTCTATTGTTCAGAACCCGGTAGCGGGAGGCGGTGGCGGTATTCTCCGAGCGCAGATCAAGACGATGATCATGGCCGGAAATCCACCTGACACTTTCCAGATTACTTACGGACACGGTATGATAAGCTCTTTCGTCAGTGTTCTCCAACCCATCGATGATCTGATCAAGGGTTACAACATCCCCGAAGACGTCTATGAATGGGGAAGAGTCGATGGAGTTATGTACGGGGTACCGCTAAACCTGATGCAGAACAACTGCCTCTGGTACAATGTCGATCTCGTCGAAGAGCTCGGGATCGAGATGCCAATCAAGAGTCTTGACGAATTCCTCGGAGTCTGTGCGAGAGTGAAGGCCGAAGGCTACGTACCTCTAGCAGTTGGTGCGGGAATGGGACAGCAGTTCTGGCTTGGAACCCTTTTCGAAGCCGTGAACAGCGCCCTATCCGGCGGAGGCGCGGACTTCTTCGTCGATTATTATGCAGGCAAGACGACGCCTTCCGAATCCGAAGTTTTCATTGATACGCTGAAAGTTCTCAGAGCCCTTATCGTTAATGGATTCGTCAATGATGACTGGTCGGCTCTAACTTGGGACCAGGCTTCCGATCTTATGGCTACTGGAAAGGCCGTCTTCTACATCATGGGAGACTGGGCAAAGGGTCATTTCACTTCAATGAACATGGTTCCCAACGTAGATTTCGGTTATCAGCCCTTCCCTGGAACGGATCACGTATTCATCGGACATGCAGACTGTTTTGTTCTTCCGATAGGTGTTGACAGAAAGGTCGCCAAGGACTGGATACAATTCCTGACGACAGTCAAAGCGGCAAATACGTTCTGCCCCATCAAAGGAGCGGCACCGTTTGTTCTCGACGCTCCTCTCGATGTCTATGATGACATTACAAAGGAGATCCTTGGCTACTTCCGTGATGACGGAGTTGCGAAAGTGCTCTCCCAGTTTGGAGCACCGCCCGAATCGTATCTCGACGTTTTCGGAACGGCCTTTAGTGAGTACTTCAATTCACCTGAGATCAACGAGAACACACTTGGCAATTTCGATTACGCTTACGAAGAGGTTTTCCTGTTCTAA